The proteins below are encoded in one region of Engystomops pustulosus chromosome 8, aEngPut4.maternal, whole genome shotgun sequence:
- the ALS2 gene encoding alsin, translated as MDAPAASSEDLESVQERGAAYVWQVGSSPVTPVRFPGLGVRTVLQASLGRNHGLLLTSDGEVFSIGKQPWKENAGDFPCDVPLLEKTLSGHRVICVAAGSYHSGAVTENGMVYMWGENTAGQCAIANRPSIPEPVPITITDQESTPPLWVRVIQLACGEEHTLALSLSREIWAWGTGCQLGLITSTFPVTKPQKVEHLAGRIVLQVVCGAFHSLALVQCPLAQDVKPVPERCNHCRELLITMTEKEDHVIISDAHCCPLGVMLAESTPDTRTSKSPLSVKDKSFKVEEIAFSPDIQEDRSSCGSKRTDSEPEVGTDVASMCESELTGNADKLVCDNDLQCDTDPFTEETSSLNTVLDHKTKEHKITDVVDCLISPATTTTSALNSLVVSCASAVGVRVAATCEAGALSLKKVMNFYSGVLCDGDVQNPLGAAPHEGLKDSREEQVKLESMQGKKSSSLVDIREEEAEAGCRRLSLPGLLSQVSPRLLRKVGRAKMRTIALTPTNSGEADVLLPCLRTEVWSWGRGKEGQLGHGDVLPRLQPLCVRSMDGKEVVQLAAGSHHSIALTAKSQVYSWGSNVSGQLGHQQTPTTMPRLAKVNEDGTVWSVAAGQDYSLFLAHGKNEYQPVVYFSGPGAADLSSGVEPVQAPIQLTECAQLGYICCISAGSKSCLALVDQNMMGYIGNLHELASTERSFYCHLSDVKSQILRPLLGLDNLGSITTVQLLQDMATKFCKLCYLIGQHGTSLSNFLRGAKDARSLSILEHSSIFLDSYTEYCSSLSNFLVMGGFSLLSKSAIDFFSKNQDLVQSLSHGAEEGSSIPETLNSLFFSPITRLHEYARLLLKLAMCFEVSSPEYKKLQDSSTSYDALALSLSRKKKEAEYTLGFWKTFPGKMTDSLRKPERRLICESSNRGLGLQNAGRFSVNWFILFNDALVHAQFSTHHIFPLSTLWVEPVSEEVAGINGLKITTPEEQLALVALSPQEKTKWLRAISQAVDQALRGVYEPSPTTSGSIIRQDPPLSRSAKYTFYKDARLKDATYEGRWISGKPHGRGILSWPDGRIYTGEFRNGVEDGYGEYIIPNKALKKSDRYLGHWKDGKMCGQGTFWYANGEVYEGCFQDNNRHGHGLLRSGKLTSSSPSMFIGQWVMDKKTGYGVFDDITRGEKYMGMWQDDLRQGNGLVVTQFGLYYEGAFSLNKMMGTGVLLSEDDTVYEGEFSDDWTLNGKGVLRMSNGDCIEGVFSGEWGSGIKVNGIYIKPSLYEGEKEEAKSLNLGSLSVPADEKWKAIFEECWRQLGCEAPGKGDPHKAWDNIAVKITTKRRQQQDSPEPLSRSHTQMLESLERIPQHSGTFTMEKYEKIKSYLISACETSLHQLGRLMESLVAVYRMTYVGVGANRRLLQEAVREIKSYLKRMFQLVRFLFPDLPEEGSTIEPSPSLKDSPDKPHICNGRAGSDPESPEPGYVVTSSGLLLPVLLPRLYPPLFMLYALEHEKEEDAYWECVLRLNKQPDTALLAFLGVQEKFWPTSINFLGEDKKVLPSTKDSCFASAVESLQQISTTFTPADKLRVIQQTFEEITQEAQEAHKEGFLWSMDELFPVFLYVVLRARIRNLGSEVHLIEDLMDPYLQHGEQGIMFTTLKACYYQIQHEKLH; from the exons ATGGACGCCCCGGCAGCAAG TTCGGAAGATTTGGAAAGCGTTCAAGAAAGAGGTGCTGCATATGTATGGCAGGTGGGGTCTTCCCCTGTTACACCAGTAAGATTTCCTGGCCTGGGCGTAAGAACTGTGCTACAAGCCAGCCTCGGAAGAAATCATGGACTGCTACTCACTAGTG ATGGTGAAGTCTTCAGCATTGGCAAGCAGCCTTGGAAGGAGAATGCCGGTGATTTTCCCTGTGATGTCCCTTTATTGGAGAAGACATTGAGTGGTCACCGTGTAATATGTGTTGCTGCGGGAAGTTATCACAGTGGTGCAGTGACAGAAAATGGGATGGTTTACATGTGGGGGGAGAACACAGCGGGGCAGTGTGCCATTGCCAACCGCCCATCTATACCAGAACCTGTGCCAATCACCATAACTGACCAGGAAAGCACACCGCCTCTGTGGGTGCGAGTCATCCAGCTGGCATGCGGAGAAGAGCACACACTAGCCTTGTCACTAAGCAGGGAAATCTGGGCTTGGGGTACTGGCTGTCAGCTTGGACTAATAACTTCAACTTTCCCTGTCACCAAGCCTCAGAAAGTGGAACATCTTGCAGGTCGGATTGTGCTGCAGGTAGTATGTGGCGCATTTCACAGCCTGGCCCTGGTGCAGTGCCCACTTGCGCAAGATGTAAAGCCAGTGCCAGAGAGATGCAATCACTGTAGAGAGCTGCTGATAACTATGACTGAGAAGGAGGACCATGTCATCATTTCTGACGCTCACTGTTGTCCGCTTGGGGTAATGTTGGCAGAATCCACACCTGACACAAGGACTAGCAAGTCTCCCTTGTCGGTGAAGGATAAAAGTTTCAAAGTGGAAGAAATTGCATTTTCTCCTGATATCCAGGAGGACAGAAGCAGCTGTGGCTCAAAACGGACAGACTCTGAGCCGGAGGTTGGCACAGATGTGGCCAGCATGTGTGAAAGTGAGCTTACTGGTAATGCAGACAAGCTAGTATGTGACAATGATCTACAATGCGACACTGATCCGTTCACGGAGGAGACCTCTTCTCTAAATACAGTCTTAGATCACAAG ACTAAAGAGCACAAGATCACAGATGTGGTTGACTGTCTTATAAGTCCTGCAACTACAACAACATCAGCTCTTAATAGCCTTGTTGTGTCCTGTGCATCAGCCGTCGGTGTCCGCGTAGCTGCTACATGTGAAGCTGGAGCTTTATCACTAAAGAAAGTCATGAACTTTTATTCTGGAGTTCTGTGTGATGGCGATGTCCAGAATCCTTTAGGCGCTGCCCCACATGAGGGGCTGAAGGACAGCAGGGAAGAGCAAGTGAAACTAGAGTCCATGCAGGGTAAGAAAAGCTCCAGTCTTGTGGATATACGAGAAGAGGAGGCTGAAGCAGGTTGTAGAAGACTGTCCTTGCCAGGACTTCTTTCTCAAG TTTCCCCAAGATTGTTGAGAAAAGTTGGAAGAGCCAAGATGAGAACGATTGCCTTGACCCCTACAAACAGCGGAGAAGCCGATGTATTGCTGCCATGTTTAAGGACAGAAGTGTGGAGCTGGGGACGAGGCAAAGAGGGACAGCTGGGGCATGGAGATGTCCTGCCACG atTACAACCCCTCTGTGTCCGCAGTATGGATGGCAAAGAGGTGGTGCAGCTGGCAGCCGGCAGCCATCATTCTATTGCACTCACTGCCAAGTCTCAA gtTTATTCTTGGGGAAGTAATGTTTCAGGACAACTTGGCCACCAGCAGACACCAACAACTATGCCGCGCCTTGCTAAG GTGAATGAAGATGGCACAGTGTGGAGTGTGGCTGCTGGGCAGGATTATTCTCTCTTTTTAGCACATGGGAAAAACGAGTACCAGCCTGTTGTATATTTTAGTGGACCTGGAGCAGCTGACTTATCCAGCGGTGTAGAACCAGTGCAGGCACCAATTCAGCTTACAGAGTGTGCCCAG CTGGGTTATATCTGTTGTATTTCTGCTGGTTCCAAAAGCTGCTTGGCGCTTGTAGACCAGAACATGATGGGTTATATTGGGAACCTCCATGAGCTGGCTTCCACCGAGCGGAGCTTTTATTGCCACCTGAGTGATGTGAAGTCCCAAATACTTAGGCCTCTTTTAGGACTAG ACAACCTGGGCTCTATAACCACTGTTCAGCTTCTGCAGGACATGGCCACAAAGTTCTGCAAACTCTGCTACCTGATTGGCCAGCATGGGACGTCACTCAGCAACTTCCTCCGTGGAGCCAAGGATGCCAGAAGCCTTTCCATCTTGGAGCATTCCAGTATCTTCCTGGATAGTTATACAGA GTATTGTTCTTCTCTGTCCAATTTCCTGGTTATGGGAGGATTTTCACTTCTTTCCAAATCGGCAAT AGACTTCTTCAGTAAGAACCAGGACCTGGTTCAGAGTCTCAGCCATGGGGCAGAGGAGGGCTCATCGATTCCCGAAACTCTTAATTCCCTCTTCTTTTCACCGATAACCCGGCTGCACGAGTACGCCAGATTGTTATTGAAGCTGGCCATGTGCTTTGAAGTG TCATCACCAGAATACAAGAAGCTTCAAGACTCCAGCACTAGTTATGACGCCTTGGCCTTGTCTTTAAGTAGAAAGAAAAAGGAGGCTGAATACACCTTGGGATTCTGGAAGACTTTCCCAGGGAAGATGACG GATTCTTTGCGGAAACCAGAAAGACGTCTGATCTGTGAAAGCAGTAACCGTGGCCTTGGTTTACAGAATGCTGGACGCTTTTCTGTCAACTGGTTCATTCTTTTCAATGATGCCCTGGTTCATGCCCAG TTCTCTACACATCATATTTTCCCACTTTCTACATTGTGGGTGGAGCCTGTGTCAGAAGAAGTTGCTGGAAT AAACGGTTTAAAGATCACAACTCCTGAGGAACAACTGGCCTTGGTTGCTTTGTCCCCACAAGAAAAG ACTAAGTGGCTTCGAGCGATAAGCCAAGCAGTGGACCAGGCTCTGCGAGGAGTCTATGAGCCGTCACCTACCACTAGTGGAAGTATTATAAGGCAGGACCCTCCTCTGTCACGCAGCGCTAAATACACCTTCTACAAGGATGCTCGACTGAAGGATGCCACGTATGAGGGCCGCTGGATAAGTGGGAAGCCACATGGCAG AGGAATATTGAGCTGGCCAGATGGAAGAATATACACTGGGGAATTTCGGAATGGCGtggaggatgg GTATGGAGAATATATCATCCCCAACAAAGCCTTGAAAAAGAGTGACCGCTATCTTGGCCATTGGAAAGATGGTAAAATGTGTGGCCAAGGCACTTTCTG GTATGCAAATGGAGAAGTATATGAAGGTTGTTTCCAGGATAACAACCGCCACGGACATGGGCTACTACGCAGCGGAAAACTGACCTCCTCATCTCCCAGTATGTTTATTGGACAGTGGGTAATGGATAAGAAGACTGGTTATGGGGTCTTTGATGATATCACAAG AGGAGAAAAATATATGGGAATGTGGCAAGATGATCTACGGCAAGGCAACGGGCTGGTGGTGACTCAGTTTGGCTTATATTACGAAGGAGCTTTTAGTCTTAATAAGATGATG GGAACCGGCGTTCTTCTGTCTGAAGATGACACCGTTTACGAAGGAGAGTTTTCGGATGATTGGACGCTGAACGGGAAG GGAGTTCTCAGAATGTCCAATGGTGATTGTATTGAGGGGGTTTTCAGTGGTGAATGGGGATCTGGTATCAAAGTCAATGGCATCTACATAAAACCCAGTTTGTACGAAGGGGAGAAGGAGGAAGCCAAGTCACT CAATTTGGGCAGCCTATCGGTTCCAGCTGATGAAAAGTGGAAGGCCATTTTCGAAGAGTGCTGGAGGCAACTTGGTTGTGAGGCTCCAGGGAAAGGAGATCCACATAAAGCCTGGGACAATATTGCAGTTAAAATTACAACAAAGAGGCGCCAACAACAAGATAG TCCAGAACCATTAAGCCGATCCCATACACAAATGCTGGAGAGTTTGGAGCGAATTCCGCAGCACAGCGGCACATTCACCATGGAGAAATACGAGAAGATCAAGTCTTATTTAATAAGT GCTTGTGAAACCTCACTGCATCAGCTAGGCCGGCTTATGGAAAGCTTGGTGGCAGTGTACAGGATGACCTATGTAGGAGTAGGTGCCAACCGAAGACTTCTGCAAGAAGCTGTAAGAGAGATCAAGTCCTACCTGAAACGGATGTTTCAGCTGGTGAG GTTTTTGTTTCCTGATCTCCCTGAGGAGGGTAGCACAATTGAGCCATCTCCCTCGCTCAAAGACTCTCCAGACAAGCCTCATATCTGCAATGGAAGGGCAGGATCGGATCCTGAGTCTCCTGAACCTGG GTATGTGGTGACTAGTTCCGGACTACTCCTACCTGTGCTATTGCCCAGACTGTACCCCCCGTTGTTTATGCTGTACGCCCTGGAACATGAGAAGGAAGAAGATGCCTACTGGGAGTGTGTGCTACGGCTGAACAAACAACCGGACACTGCTCTCCTTGCATTCTTGGGAGTTCAGGA